A single genomic interval of Euwallacea similis isolate ESF13 chromosome 2, ESF131.1, whole genome shotgun sequence harbors:
- the Naxd gene encoding LOW QUALITY PROTEIN: uncharacterized protein Naxd (The sequence of the model RefSeq protein was modified relative to this genomic sequence to represent the inferred CDS: deleted 1 base in 1 codon) — MPQCAVVGCNNTHRRTKGGSVKYHRFPGDIGTRNQWLKACGKNLNNCSTARICSRHFSQGSYERDVQHELLGLPTRCRLKRGAIPDRNLPSDFFKEDKPVDSAIAILLAVGLVPAAKQSGNSGGLPEDLNKMQIMEDVREGCDANPPSSPGHAEQAKCSSEDKKSSHPDVVTENGIVEPQEEEVQVKQEEEEEEKRSVNEAEAEADEKQEENSNHSSSSSEPIKRKIDEETCNPIKKLKTDIENHFLDRDKVMSEFVELADCNNLEQIQSFSEQVLSEIKVLNEMAKEKEREWNQLLHMKKFKEELLIRLQRKRQVLIINESDLNEFQPETNGKKSFIIYIIIHKTCQLPNIFLGQQSLLKCNQKLNMLRELRAANLEKLKQRNSLLQNSPFKQKPMLDVQSIIADYRQRHPETVPRRGRRIRHSQIEKSSILGVSGGSMVAGLENNDCGYTVNGSSSNNRQEDVKSYKDILVQFAKLSQAERSELQAQLQNSGKPPPPPYPEVTVHPVTSTSSVAPTNSLLHGILTKGPARHSSNTANGSNAPPNGSKSSFSPTLARLLTAPEKSGGNPLTSTPTILGASLLSAGNMSLSEIFSGAKVRNEITITPVGSHYEISTKTDPMEDESEDQPDRLIIDETSDNSSNMKSKEDNRSEDGEEVPQCQGCNRKFAQFVCAGCGNQWYCSRECQAGRVGVFGGSIEFTGAPYFSSLAALRVGADLSYVFTIRDAAFVIKSYSPELMVLPFLDDPDAINKISPWVDRLHVALLGPGMGRLDSTKKVFEGIVQLCRTKNIPLLIDADGLFFIAQNPDIIKDYPKPVILTPNKMEFKRIVGENQPDAPKVELAKQFLERVGANITIFCKDAVDEIITLGKSIQLSGGGSGRRCGGQGDMLGGAMSTFLIWALEKGWEPAVACYAASKLTRDCNARGFSKYGRSMVVTDMLHELPQIFKENFELKE; from the exons ATGCCTCAGTGTGCTGTAGTGGGTTGCAATAACACCCACCGAAGAACCAAAGGGGGTTCCGTCAAGTACCACCGTTTCCCTGGTGATATTGGGACCAGGAACCAGTGGTTGAAAGCCTGCGGAAAGAACCTTAACAATTGCTCCACTGCAAGAATTTGTTCCAGACATTTTAG CCAAGGGAGTTACGAAAGAGATGTTCAGCATGAGCTTCTCGGTCTGCCCACCAGGTGTCGCCTGAAGCGAGGAGCTATCCCCGATAGAAACCTCCCTAgcgattttttcaaagaagACAAACCAGTCGATAGCGCTATTGCTATTTTGCTGGCCGTAGGGCTAGTTCCTGCTGCGAAACAAAGTGGGAACAGCGGTGGTCTTCCAGAGGA TCTCAACAAAATGCAGATAATGGAGGACGTAAGGGAAGGGTGCGACGCGAATCCTCCCTCATCCCCTGGACATGCGGAGCAAGCCAAGTGCTCCTCTGAGGACAAGAAATCCTCACATCCTGACGTAGTTACCGAAAACGGGATCGTTGAGCCTCAAGAGGAGGAAGTGCAGGTTAAGCAGGAAGAAGAAGAGGAGGAGAAGAGGAGTGTTAATGAGGCTGAGGCTGAGGCTGACGAGAAGCAGGAGGAAAATAG CAACCACAGCTCGTCCTCGTCAGAACCTATCAAAAGGAAAATAGACGAGGAAACCTGCAATCCCATTAAGAAACTGAAGACTGATATAGAAAACCACTTCCTGGATCGGGACAAAGTAATGAGCGAATTTGTCGAGCTTGCAGACTGCAACAACCTGGAGCAAATTCAATCCTTCAGCGAACAAGTTTTAAGCGAAATCAAGGTTTTGAACGAAATGGCTAAAGAAAAG gaGCGTGAATGGAACCAGCTGCTTCACATGAAGAAATTCAAGGAGGAGCTCTTGATTCGCCTTCAAAGGAAAAGACAAGTGCTGATTATCAATGAAAGTGACCTCAATGAATTCCAGCCAGAAACCAATGGCAAGAAAAGCTtcataatatatataataatacataaaacC TGCCAATTACCTAATATATTCTTAGGTCAACAAAGCTTATTGAAATGCaaccaaaaattgaatatgttGAGGGAATTGCGAGCTGCCAATTTAGAGAAACTGAAGCAACGAAACAGCCTGCTTCAAAACTCCCCCTTCAAGCAGAAGCCAATGCTAGACGTCCAGTCGATTATTGCTGATTACAG GCAAAGACACCCAGAAACAGTCCCCAGACGAGGTAGGCGCATAAGACATTCACAGATTGAAAAAAGTAGTATCTTAGGCGTTTCAGGTGGGAGTATGGTTGCTGGATTGGAGAACAATGACTGTGGGTATACGGTTAATGGg AGTTCCTCAAACAACCGTCAAGAGGATGTTAAGTCATACAAGGACATATTAGTGCAATTTGCCAAGTTGTCTCAAGCAGAGAGATCAGAATTGCAAGCgcaattacaaaattctggaAAACCTCCTCCTCCTCCATATCCTGAGGTTACAGTACATCCGGTTACTAGTACTAGTTCAGTGGCGCCTACTAATTCTTTGCTACATGGCATTTTGACAAAG GGTCCCGCACGACACTCTTCCAACACTGCAAACGGCAGCAATGCCCCTCCCAACGGAAGCAAGAGCTCCTTCAGTCCCACCTTGGCTAGATTGTTGACAGCCCCAGAAAAATCGGGAGGGAACCCCCTTACTTCCACCCCCACTATACTGGGAGCCAGTTTATTGAGTGCTGGAAATATGTCCTTGTCCGAGATCTTCTCTGGGGCTAAG GTAAGAAACGAAATCACAATTACACCTGTAGGAAGCCACTATGAAATTTCAACGAAAACAGATCCG ATGGAGGATGAATCTGAAGACCAACCAGATAGACTTATAATcgacgaaacgtcggataaCTCCAGTAACATGAAAAGTAAGGAAGACAATAGATCGGAAGATGGTGAGGAGGTGCCCCAATGCCAAGGATGTAACCGAAAGTTTGCACAGTTTGTGTGTGCCGGTTGCGGGAATCAGTGGTATTGCAGTAGAGAATGCCAG GCTGGAAGAGTGGGTGTCTTTGGAGGCAGCATTGAATTCACAGGCGCCCCTTATTTCTCTTCTTTAGCGGCTTTAAGGGTGGGAGCTGATTTGAGCTATGTGTTTACCATTAGAGATGCTGCCTTTGTAATTAAATCCTACAGCCCTGAACTCATGGTTTTACCATTTTTAGATGACCCTGatgcaattaataaaattagccCCTGGGTGGACAGGCTGCACGTCGCCCTTTTGG GACCTGGCATGGGTCGTTTAGACTCAACTAAAAAAGTGTTTGAGGGAATTGTGCAGCTATGCAGAAccaaaaatattcctttactGATTGACGCAGATGGGCTCTTTTTCATTGCACAAAACCCTGATATAATAAAAGATTACCCCAAACCAGTAATCTTAACTCCCAATAAAATGGAGTTTAAAAGGATTGTAGGGGAAAATCAGCCTGATGCTCCTAAAGTAGAGCTGGCAAAGCAGTTTTTAGAAAGGGTTGGTGCtaatattacaattttctGTAAGGATGCTGTAGATGAAATTATAACTCTGGGAAAAAGTATTCAG TTAAGTGGTGGAGGCTCAGGTCGCCGTTGCGGTGGTCAAGGTGATATGTTAGGTGGTGCAATGTCCACTTTTTTAATATGGGCGCTGGAAAAGGGATGGGAACCTGCAGTGGCATGCTATGCAGCCAGTAAATTGACTAGAGATTGCAACGCGAGAGGCTTCAGCAAGTACGGAAGAAGCATGGTTGTTACTGACATGCTCCATGAGCTGCCACAAATAttcaaggaaaattttgaattaaaagaGTAA
- the Kdsr gene encoding 3-ketodihydrosphingosine reductase, with product MFYVVLLVFVLIGFTLKFLNHRSLKSLEGRHVVITGGSSGIGKALAILVAKKGAHVSIVARNMDKLDEAQKEIKKHINKNQIITMLSVDVSNKDDIQKRLLELDETVAPIYMLVNCAGQAICGKLEHMSESDIKQMINVNWLGTLYPIQAILPKFKERKEGIVVLTASIVALMGMFGYSVYSSCKFALRGLAESISMELKPYNVSVTLALPPDTDTPGFEIENKTKPKETKLLSESGGLHSPESVAQHLLDDALRGYFFSYIGFESFILTTLCIGMSPFHNVIDVLLQSLLMGPLRLVAAFYVKHFEGIVRKCYNHDKQS from the coding sequence ATGTTTTATGTAGTTCTCCTCGTATTTGTTCTTATCGGCTTCAccttaaaattcttaaacCACCGTTCGTTAAAATCTCTAGAAGGCCGTCATGTAGTAATAACTGGAGGTTCCAGTGGAATTGGCAAAGCCCTTGCAATATTAGTGGCAAAAAAAGGGGCCCACGTATCAATTGTAGCTCGAAATATGGATAAACTCGATGAGGCGCAAAAGGAAATTAAGAAacacataaataaaaaccaaattataACCATGCTTTCTGTAGATGTCTCCAATAAAGATGACATTCAGAAGAGACTTCTGGAACTAGATGAGACTGTCGCACCTATTTATATGTTAGTCAACTGTGCTGGGCAGGCAATATGTGGTAAATTGGAACATATGTCTGAAAGTGACATTAAGCAGATGATTAATGTAAACTGGCTAGGAACTTTGTATCCTATACAAGCTATTCTGCCAAAATTCAAAGAGCGTAAAGAAGGGATTGTAGTTTTAACAGCTTCAATTGTGGCTTTAATGGGCATGTTTGGGTACTCAGTTTATTCATCTTGTAAATTTGCTCTTAGAGGCCTTGCAGAGTCAATTTCCATGGAGCTGAAGCCTTATAATGTGTCAGTAACCCTTGCCCTTCCACCTGACACTGATACTCCTGGATTTGAGATTGAAAACAAGACAAAACCCAAGGAAACAAAACTTTTATCTGAATCAGGGGGGCTTCATTCACCAGAAAGTGTCGCGCAGCATTTATTAGATGATGCTCTCAGaggatattttttcagttatatTGGCTTTGAGAGCTTTATTTTAACCACACTCTGTATAGGAATGAGCCCTTTTCACAATGTTATTGATGTACTTCTGCAAAGCTTACTGATGGGGCCTTTAAGACTTGTTGCTGCTTTTTATGTGAAGCATTTTGAGGGAATTGTGAGAAAGTGTTATAATCATGACAAACAAAGTTAA